The nucleotide window AGTCCAGTAGGAAGAGAAAGAGCTTTCTGAGAGCCAGTTAAAGCCACATCTACTCCCCACTCATCCATACGAAAATCAAGAGCACAAATGGAGGACACTCCATCAACAAGGAAAAGAGCTGGGTGCCTGTATTCATCTGAGAATAGACACAAAGCAAGGAACCTATCTCATAAAATCCCAAAAGTAGATGCACAGGGTGATGAAAGGAAACAAAACCAGAGATATCCCGTCAACTAGAGAAAACAAATTCTTTAAAGCAAGATATGCACTTACCGAGAATTTTTCTCACTTTAGCCAAGTTGTTGGTAACTCCAGTTGCTGTCTCATTGTGGACAATGCAAATTGCCTTAATAGTGTGTGCAGTATCTTCAGCAAGTTTCGATTCCAAAATGTCAAGGTTAGCACCTTGACCCCAATCACTTTCAACAACATCAACATTGAAGTTTAGACGTTGCTGTTGGTCAATCCAAAGCAAACTGAATTGGCCGATCAGAAAAGACACAATCCGATCACCAGGTGATAAAGTATTTGTAAGTGCACTCTCCCAAGCACCAGTGCCTAAAACAAGATAGGAACATCAACAAGCAGAGACTTAGATAACAGAACACATGACAATTTACCTCTTAATTCCTCTATCTTTTTTAATcgaaaaaactttaaaaaataagaacaatCTAAATTCATAAAAGTTCTATAAATCATCCAATCATTCTTTTCAATAACACCCTCACTCATACTATCATACAAACAAAATTGATTCACCAAGTGATCCTGTCCATATCAGAACACAAACTAGCTTACTATTGACTAATTGAATCCAACTCTAACACCAAGTACAATTTTTTCAAGAGTATGAGCACATGTATCTGTAAAATAATACAAGGTAACTCATTGGATGATAACAATACCTGTGGTTGGGATCAGAAATGGAGTCCCAGAAGTTGTCTTGAAAACTTTCTTAACATCTTCAAGAAGAACTTTTGTCAATGCTGGAATTGCTGGAGACCGGTAATCCTCATTGTTCCTGTTCATTGCCCTAATGACAGGGTCTGGGATATTAACAGGCCCTGGAACAAAGAGATGGTTCTTTCCCGGTCCATACACATAGTCCATGTTCCCTGCCTTGAAATGTCACCGAAAAGCTTTagtttgacaaatttttgaTGCTTCAATGTGTCAAAACACCTCAGCTACAGAATTCAAACAAATGAAAAGCATAAGTCAACTATAGATTTCTCTTACAAGCATGTACCCTGCCAATATATACAATTTCCTAGAGCAAGAACTTAGAGAACTCTACATTGATCATCAAACTTACCACTTTTCTGTCATTGGTTTCTAGtaaattaaattcatcattcatcctTACACATGCAACATAAGGAAATCCTCAGTTCAGTTACAGCTCTCAACAGACGACATTAAATCGAAAAGTCATACAAGTGTCAACTCAACAACAAGAACAATTAATTCGAACATGAACTAACTGCAATCATGATTAAGAAGTCAAATTTAATTCagaattttaaaacattatgaCTGTTTTACCAAACAAGACACACAAACCACAGTTATGAGTTCAAGTGGATTGAGAAGAGCAAAACCAGAGAAGCAGCCGATCATTAAAGCAAAAGCTGGTTTTGAAACTTAAGTTACTGACACTTCGGTAAAAAGAAGCTACAACAAATTGAATAGAAACAGCAATATTATTAGTTATCATGCATTTAAACTCAGTATATAttctcaaaaacaaaatattacgACCACACCAGAAATAATCcaacaaaataacaatgaaaaattttaatttgacttgAACTTTTTAACAAGATTTCCTCAATTCATTTCAAGAGTTGAAAATATTTCccataaacattttttttcaaaagtacAATAATAAACTCATATTTAGACCATTTTCCAAGATTTCAAAAGACGCAATTAAGTAAATTGTGTAGATACTCTTGTACAtaaattttggaaagaaaacCTAAAAAGTGACACGGCAAATGGGAAAACAAGACAAATACAAGACCTGCAGAGAGTCAAATTTACCTCAAATATCCGGGATTATCCTGTTCCAACGATTCAACAGGAGattttttgttaacaatatATATTCTGTAACATGTAGAGTGTGTTTGGTAATTGGTccgaattattaaaaaaattgcaataaaATAGGATGATGGacaaattaatagaaataaattatgttaaaattgatatacataaataattattatattaattgataataataaaaaaaataattttatttaaatatctttaaattattgttctgtgtagtttctaaaaatatttcttatattaaaatatattaaaattttttatgttgtcagattataaaattaattaacagaATACTAAACAAATAGATTACCATTACTGTGAgaccattattttattatattatattgtattccCTTATAGAATAAGACAACACAAGCAATACAAAAAGACTCAGCGACATATCCAAGGAATTTCACCTCAGAACACCAGAACTGAAACTGAAGGATCATTCAGAAGCCCATACTTCACATTAACTCCTCATATTAGCACAAAACACAATTTTCTAGCATCAAAAATTCGCATGTGCTCTCAACTCCAGGTACatgttaaaagacaaaatttctcttgaaattataaatcaaaatattaaaaaaattccattaaaaaatacaaatccaTTGTTACATACAACATACAGCtgataaaaggtaaaaattataacatataacACGAAAAAAGaaaggttatatatatatatataaaaggtttGAGTCAAGTAAATGACAGTAAGTGAGAAAATGAGAAGTACCTTTGGCTTGTTTGAGGAGGAGCGAGTGAGTTACGTTACTAAGGAAGACTAAGCGCTTGAgagaaaaaattcaattttataggAGTGCGGGAGAG belongs to Mangifera indica cultivar Alphonso chromosome 2, CATAS_Mindica_2.1, whole genome shotgun sequence and includes:
- the LOC123196732 gene encoding serine--glyoxylate aminotransferase, whose product is MDYVYGPGKNHLFVPGPVNIPDPVIRAMNRNNEDYRSPAIPALTKVLLEDVKKVFKTTSGTPFLIPTTGTGAWESALTNTLSPGDRIVSFLIGQFSLLWIDQQQRLNFNVDVVESDWGQGANLDILESKLAEDTAHTIKAICIVHNETATGVTNNLAKVRKILDEYRHPALFLVDGVSSICALDFRMDEWGVDVALTGSQKALSLPTGLGIVCASPKALEASKTAKSLRVFFDWKDYLKFYQMGTYWPYTPSIQLLYGLRAALDLIFEEGLDNVIARHTRLGKATRIAVEAWGLKNCTQKEEWFSDTVTAVLVPPYIDSSEIVRRAWKRYNLSLGLGLNKVAGKVFRIGHLGNVNELQLLGCLAGVEMVLKDVGYPVKMGSGVGAACAYLQNNTPLIPSRI